One genomic segment of Brevibacillus laterosporus LMG 15441 includes these proteins:
- a CDS encoding BclA C-terminal domain-containing protein, with product MKRSCHLSSTSSTFCCTFIRGKTGATGPTGSTGTTGATGLTGATGTTGATGSTGATGTTGATGLTGATGTTGVTGSTGETGETGATGSTGDVGDTGWTGSTQLGIFSPPGQTGATGPTGATGITGSMGQTGAPGPTGAIGPNLNINTMTATLTPPTNPFVIVVPPEGINLPLPDNQKLDSFTVEDANRAFIVPEDGRYILRYSITTSSSLTLITRLVRNNTVEINTSKSGGKQTNTFGAETQENLIKGDKITLQVMGDNVAVSFLGNGIEGAFLTIQRLE from the coding sequence ATTAAGCGTTCATGTCATTTATCCTCCACATCTTCTACATTTTGTTGTACATTTATACGGGGAAAAACAGGAGCAACGGGACCTACCGGATCAACTGGAACAACGGGGGCAACGGGACTTACTGGAGCAACTGGAACAACGGGGGCAACGGGATCTACCGGAGCAACTGGAACAACGGGGGCAACGGGACTTACTGGAGCAACTGGGACAACAGGGGTAACAGGATCTACCGGAGAAACAGGAGAAACAGGGGCAACTGGCTCTACTGGAGACGTAGGGGACACAGGATGGACAGGTTCAACACAATTAGGAATTTTTAGTCCTCCTGGTCAAACGGGAGCGACAGGACCAACAGGGGCGACAGGAATTACCGGATCAATGGGGCAAACAGGAGCACCAGGTCCAACAGGAGCAATAGGACCAAATCTAAACATCAACACGATGACTGCCACTTTAACTCCACCTACTAATCCCTTTGTTATTGTTGTACCACCAGAAGGGATAAATCTCCCTCTTCCTGACAATCAAAAATTGGATAGTTTCACAGTTGAAGATGCGAACAGAGCCTTCATCGTTCCAGAAGATGGACGTTATATTCTCAGATATAGCATCACCACGTCCAGTTCTTTGACTCTTATTACCCGATTAGTAAGAAATAATACAGTTGAAATTAATACCTCTAAAAGTGGAGGGAAACAGACAAATACGTTTGGGGCTGAAACTCAGGAAAACTTAATCAAAGGAGATAAAATTACCCTTCAGGTAATGGGTGATAATGTCGCCGTTAGTTTTTTGGGAAACGGTATAGAAGGGGCTTTTCTAACTATCCAACGCCTAGAATAA